A part of Gemmatimonadota bacterium genomic DNA contains:
- a CDS encoding isopenicillin N synthase family oxygenase — translation KDLPGFRETLVEYFDAMEALSLRLLPVYAAALGLPEHFFDDAFLHSRPMGILRLSHYPGTPCEENQFNASPHIDGDFITFLAQSGVPGLELRTSEKKWIQAPALPETFLVNAGEILRLWSNGRFRATFHRAINRSGHDRYAIPFFYSPSPDTLIECVETCCDADHPPKYRPVTVREYTEWFSHKVFVHLKDKPGRSPYYEGDRPDSAA, via the coding sequence CGAAGGATTTACCCGGCTTTCGTGAGACCCTAGTCGAGTATTTTGACGCCATGGAAGCGCTCAGCCTGCGTCTGCTGCCGGTGTACGCCGCCGCCCTGGGCCTGCCCGAGCATTTCTTTGACGACGCATTTCTGCACTCGCGACCGATGGGCATTCTGCGACTGTCCCACTATCCCGGAACTCCGTGTGAGGAAAACCAGTTTAATGCCTCGCCGCATATTGACGGTGACTTTATTACGTTTTTGGCTCAGTCCGGGGTGCCCGGTCTGGAGCTGCGCACCTCGGAGAAAAAATGGATTCAGGCGCCGGCGCTGCCCGAGACCTTTCTGGTCAACGCGGGCGAGATTCTCCGTCTGTGGAGTAACGGCCGGTTTCGAGCGACCTTCCACCGGGCCATCAACCGGTCGGGGCACGATCGATATGCGATTCCGTTCTTCTACAGCCCCAGCCCGGACACCCTGATTGAGTGTGTGGAGACCTGCTGCGACGCGGACCATCCGCCCAAGTATCGGCCGGTAACGGTCCGAGAGTATACCGAGTGGTTCTCGCACAAGGTCTTCGTCCATCTCAAGGACAAGCCGGGGCGGTCGCCGTACTACGAGGGGGACCGGCCTGACAGTGCGGCCTAA